A genomic window from Osmerus eperlanus chromosome 5, fOsmEpe2.1, whole genome shotgun sequence includes:
- the sigirr gene encoding single Ig IL-1-related receptor, which translates to MFTVKNGTMESILTAFIVACSGFFTVFAGELCTKAPEFKPSGKPSQLRETLGSTAFLNCTALVSWDPQDQPCDALVSWRKDGGLLSNHSLHPRNLSKWLVSPTQQMLNSVLVVRLREEEDFGLYTCRVGNASTDFSLHNINRPSHTAALIASMILLLILTTSSILYSTCHLNIQLWYRNKYGDYEINDGKIYDAYISYVNNNNDRKFVNFILKPHLENKHGHKLHLNNNNILPGSEPSAELLMNVSRCRRLILVLSHPYLEQDWCSNNFRQSLLHVLELSQQLIVIMFEGQSKHMSKEIMFLLKEHEKHLTVLNWSNYSITPSSVFWKKLALAMPRSVVLHSHAAGDPQTLLQDDKDPMLTLNPDYLDCRPDPDPSGDLGVRVPVCRALTSRAPALPAAPAPATKANQSDIDVSDLGSRNYGAPTDFYRLVTDEDV; encoded by the exons ATGTTTACGGTCAAGAACGGAACGATGGAATCGATACTCACTGCTTTTATAGTGGCATGCTCCGGTTTCTTCACGGTTTTTGCTGGAG AGTTGTGCACCAAAGCCCCTGAGTTTAAGCCCAGTGGGAAGCCATCTCAGCTACGGGAGACACTGGGCTCAACGGCATTCCTGAACTGTACCGCCCTCGTATCCTGGGACCCCCAGGACCAACCCTGTGACGCTCTCGTGTCCTGGAGAAAAGATGGCGGCCTTCTTTCAAATCATAGCCTGCACCCTCGGAATCTCTCCAAATG GCTCGTCAGCCCCACTCAGCAGATGCTGAACAGTGTGCTGGTGGTGAggttgagggaggaggaagactttGGGCTGTACACCTGCAGAGTGGGAAATGCCTCCACCGACTTCAGTCTGCACAATATAA ACCGCCCCAGCCACACAGCTGCACTGATAGCTTCCATGATTCTCCTGCTtatcctcaccacctcctcTATATTGTACTCCACATGCCACCTCAACATCCAACTCTGGTACAGGAATAAATATGGGGACTATGAGATCAATG ATGGAAAGATATATGATGCTTACATCTCTTACGTAAACAATAATAACGACAGGAAGTTTGTCAACTTCATCCTCAAACCTCACTTGGAGAATAAGCATGGACACAAACTGCACCTCAATAACAACAACATCCTGCCTGGTTCAG AGCCGTCCGCAGAACTGTTGATGAATGTGAGCCGTTGCCGGCGGCTAATCTTAGTGCTCTCTCACCCCTACCTGGAACAGGATTGGTGCTCCAACAACTTCAG GCAGAGCCTTCTGCATGTGTTGGAGCTGTCCCAGCAGCTCATCGTCATTATGTTTGAGGGCCAATCCAAACACATGAGCAAGGAGATCATGTTTCTGCTCAAGGAGCACGAGAAGCACCTCACCGTGCTAAACTGGAGCAACTACTCAATT ACCCCATCGTCAGTGTTCTGGAAGAAGCTGGCCCTGGCCATGCCCCGCAGCGTGGTCCTCCACAGTCACGCCGCTGGAGACCCCCAGACCCTGCTCCAGGACGACAAGGACCCCATGCTGACCCTGAACCCAGACTACCTGGACTGCcgtccagacccagacccctcAGGTGACCTAG GTGTGCGCGTGCCTGTGTGCAGGGCGCTCACTTCCAGAGCACCCGCTCTCCCCGCTGCTCCTGCACCAGCGACTAAAGCTAATCAGTCAGACATCGACGTGTCAGACCTGGGCTCTCGTAACTATGGAGCCCCCACGGACTTCTACCGCCTGGTTACAGACGAAGACGTGTAA
- the LOC134021574 gene encoding anoctamin-9: MPGHRRQASIELLEFIGVVKENGCESGAPPPVHTPPSYDFILVAKKITDQENEAFKKQVAFIDALKRKNLKITKIIDDDIVFYGIQAPIEIFDKYRYLLKVSDACNWSCEQQDTIPLSTRIRIVHFILNNTRTDTGEHLRGLMKKKVFDAKFCLHEKKIQKELTKSWARWSALFQGQPITAVRNYFGEKVALYYLWLGWYTCLLIPAAVIGLIVFLYGLAFFNTSPLIKEVCESDAVMCPLCDKRCKVWQLSDTCDYAKVSLLFDNEGTVAFAMFMAIWATLFLEFWKRHRASFVCEWKVFDWSEEEEELILEIVNDGECEPKEYKHSYLRSTLVLILVTLMMLLILGLAHALVVFRVLATVLLVESPSEFLRDHSNTAAVILGALLHFFTISIMTHVNRKVALKLCEIEETRSFAATERSFTVKMFTFQFFTYFSSLFYVAFFLGRINGHPGGYVRIAGKWRLEECHPSGCLTDLFIQMAIIMVLKQTVSNVFEFAGPWFCRWFKRRKTKFQRRCGHCYRKEGSNAEEVANLCDNCKLKDLLSNYRLNDVDSFSLFDEFLEMVIQFSFTTIFVAAFPLAPLLALMNNIIEIRLDAIKMVRLERRMVPKKTNDIGVWTGVLEAIGVLAVIANGLVIGVSSDFIPRLVYRYHYGPCASGNVTGVDCMAGYINNTLSIVRVDDQSIHSEFLPNQMMTHSGVNVTSCSYKDYRSNEDFSLTQQYWLILAVRFAFVILFEHVVVICKFIAAWFVPSAPMQVKNDRLHDKLRRLKEELRSSKVRKP; this comes from the exons ATGCCAGGCCACAGGAGGCAG GCCAGCATTGAGCTGTTGGAATTTATTGGAGTGGTGAAGGAGAATGGCTGTGAGTCAGGTGCACCTCCACCTGTG CACACTCCACCATCATATGACTTTATCCTAGTTGCAAAAAAAATTACTGACCAGGAGAATGAGGCATTCAAGAAGCAAGTTGCATTCATTGACGCACTAAAGAGGAAGAACTTAAAAATCACA AAAATCATAGATGACGACATAGTCTTCTACGGGATTCAAGCCCCCATAGAGATATTTGATAAGTACAGGTATCTGCTAAAGGTGTCGGATGCATGTAACTGGAGTTGTGAACAACAGGATACAATACCACTCTCCACCAG AATCCGGATTGTCCACTTCATCTTGAATAACACCCGCACTGACACAGGAG AACACCTGCGGGGTCTTATGAAGAAGAAGGTTTTTGACGCAAAATTCTGTTTGCATGAG AAAAAGATACAGAAGGAACTAACGAAAAGCTGGGCACGATGGAGTGCTCTCTTCCAGGGGCAACCAATCACAGCAGTCAG GAACTACTTTGGAGAAAAGGTAGCCTTGTACTACCTGTGGCTGGGCTGGTACACATGCCTGCTCATCCCAGCCGCTGTCATAGGGCTCATTGTGTTCCTCTATGGGTTGGCCTTTTTCAACACCTCTCCACTCAT AAAGGAGGTTTGTGAGTCTGACGCTGTTATGTGTCCCCTTTGTGACAAGAGATGCAAAGTGTGGCAGCTCTCTGACACTTGCGATTACGCCAAG GTAAGCCTTCTATTTGACAATGAGGGGACAGTTGCGTTTGCTATGTTCATGGCAATATGGG CCACTTTGTTCTTGGAGTTCTGGAAAAGACACCGGGCTTCCTTTGTCTGTGAATGGAAGGTGTTTGATTGGTCCGAGGAGGAG GAGGAGTTGATCTTGGAGATTGTAAATGATGGAGAATGTGAGCCCAAAGAATATAAGCATTCCTATCTGCGCAGCACCTTGGTTCTGATCCTGGTCACCTTGATG ATGCTGCTGATACTTGGGCTGGCCCACGCCCTGGTGGTGTTCCGGGTGCTGGCTACTGTGCTGCTGGTGGAGTCCCCCTCTGAATTTCTCCGTGACCACTCCAACACAGCTGCTGTGATATTGGGGGCATTGTTGCACTTCTTCaccattagcatcatgacacaT GTCAACAGGAAGGTAGCACTGAAGCTTTGTGAAATAG AGGAAACAAGGTCCTTTGCTGCCACCGAGAGGAGCTTCACTGTCAAGATGTTCACCTTCCAGTTCTTCACCTACTTCTCCTCACTCTTCTACGTTGCATTTTTCCTTGGCAG GATAAATGGACATCCAGGTGGCTATGTGCGGATTGCAGGGAAGTGGAGACTGGAAGAA TGTCACCCAAGTGGCTGTCTCACTGACCTATTTATCCAGATGGCCATAATTATGGTGCTCAAACAGACCGTCAGCAATGTCTTTGAGTTTGCAGGCCC cTGGTTCTGCCGGTGGTTCAAAAGGAGGAAGACCAAGTTCCAGAGGAGGTGTGGTCATTGTTACCGCAAAGAGGGCTCTAATGCCGAAGAGGTGGCAAATCTGTGTGACAACTGCAAGCTAAAGGATTTACTCAGCAATTACCGTCTCAATGATGTTGACTCCTTTAGCCTTTTCGACGAGTTCCTGGAGATGG TGATCCAGTTCAGCTTCACCACCATCTTCGTGGCGGCTTTTCCCCTGGCTCCCCTTCTTGCTCTTATGAATAACATCATAGAGATACGCCTGGACGCCATTAAAATGGTCCGGCTGGAACGCAGAATGGTGCCCAAGAAAACCAACGATATTG GTGTGTGGACTGGTGTTTTGGAGGCCATTGGTGTGTTGGCAGTCATTGCTAATGGGCTAGTCATCGGGGTATCATCCGACTTCATCCCACGTTTGGTGTACCGCTATCATTATGGCCCCTGCGCCAGTGGCAATGTGACAGGTGTCGA ctgcatGGCTGGCTACATCAACAACACTCTGTCCATTGTACGTGTGGATGACCAGAGCATCCATAGTGAATTTTTACCCAACCAGATGATGACTCACAGTGGGGTGAACGTCACCTCCTGCAG TTATAAAGACTACAGAAGTAATGAGGACTTCAGCCTCACTCAACAGTACTGGCTGATACTGGCAGTGCGGTTTGCCTTTGTCATACTATTTGAG CATGTGGTCGTCATATGCAAATTCATTGCAGCATGGTTTGTTCCAAGTGCACCCATGCAAGTTAAGAATGACCGACTCCATGACAAACTCCGTAGGCTGAAGGAAGAGCTTCG GTCGTCTAAGGTACGAAAACCTTAG